CAGATAGGAGGTCGAGATCCAGCCGCCGTCGTCGATGCCGGCACCGATCGCGCCCTGGATGTCGGCGAGCGAGGCGTTGACGATCTGGATGTTCAGCACTGCCATGAAGGCGCCGAGCGTTGCGCCGATCACCGCGATCCAGGTCTTTGCGGACACCGCCGGAGCGGCGGGCGCAACGGGAGTTGGGAGACGCGCCGCGGCGTCGACAGTGGGTTGGAGCGTGCTCATGGCTTCAGCCGCCGTTGGGGCGGGACGTGTTGTCCGCCAGTCGCTTCGCCGTCTCGCGCTCGGCCAGTGCCGCCTGCTTGGTGTCGACCGTCGGCACCGCCGACATGCCGGGGCGCAGCAGGCCGGTGAGGCTGTGGTCGTCGAGCACGATTTTCACCGGGACCCGCTGCACGATCTTGGTGAAATTGCCGGTGGCATTGTCGGGCGGCAGCAGCGCGAACTCGAGCCCGCTCGCCGGCGACAGGCTGTCGACATGGCCGTGCAGCGTGCGATTGTGAAAACTGTCGACGTGCAACTCGACCGGCTGACCTGGCCGCATATGTGTGAGCTGGGTCTCCTTGAAGTTGGCGACGACATAGACCGCATCGAGCGGCACCACCGCCATCAATTGCGTGCCGGCCTGGACGTATTGGCCGACCCGCAAGCTCCGGGCGCCGACGGTGCCGTCGACCGGCGCGGTGATTTCGGTATAGGAAAGGTTCAGCGCCGCCTGCTGCGCGACCGCGCGGGCTCGTTCGAGCTGGGCCGCGGCCTGGGCGCGCTGGGTGGTGAGCACGTCGATCTTGCGCTGCGCGGCCAGCAGGCCAAATTTCGCGTGCTGCGATTGCGCGCTGCTCGCGCGCAGCGCCGCGTCGGTCTGCTGCGCGCGCTGGATCGTGCCGGAGCCGGT
The sequence above is drawn from the Bradyrhizobium amphicarpaeae genome and encodes:
- a CDS encoding HlyD family secretion protein — its product is MSNATYVAESKRKITLRPSRQVIGRAAIGLALAIGVAVAADYGYDYLKTGRYLESTDDAYVKADSTIIAPKVSGYIAKVLVSDNEKVKAGQALAKIDDRDFRAALDQAKADVAAGEASVRNIDAQIELQQPIIEQSTADVAAADANLKFAQEERARYDDLMKTGSGTIQRAQQTDAALRASSAQSQHAKFGLLAAQRKIDVLTTQRAQAAAQLERARAVAQQAALNLSYTEITAPVDGTVGARSLRVGQYVQAGTQLMAVVPLDAVYVVANFKETQLTHMRPGQPVELHVDSFHNRTLHGHVDSLSPASGLEFALLPPDNATGNFTKIVQRVPVKIVLDDHSLTGLLRPGMSAVPTVDTKQAALAERETAKRLADNTSRPNGG